The segment TAGTCGGGGCCGGCTATGTGCGCGTACGGGAAGGCCATCGAGCCCACGTCGGAGGGGGTCAGGCGCAGGGCGTGGGCGAGGCAGGAGCCGCCCGCGATCAGGGAGCGGTCGGTGTGCAGGACGCCCTTGGGGTCGGAGGTGGTGCCCGACGTCCAGTAGATCCATCGGACGGACGTCCCGTCGGCGGGCGGCGGGGGCAGCACGGCCGGCTCGCCGTCGGGCAGGTCCGCGTAGGCCTCGAAGACCCCGCGGGCGCCGAGCCGGGCGGCCATGGCGGTGTGGTCGAAGCCGCGCCAGGTGCCGGGGACGGCGAAGAACTCGGCCTCCGAGGAGCGCAGGGCGAAGGCCACCTCGCGGTCGCGGTAGAACGGGATCACGGGTGACTGGACGGCTCCGAGGCGGGCGAGGGCCGCGGACAGCAGGACCGTCTCGATGCGGGTCGGGAGCTGCCAGGCGACGACGGTGCCGGGACGCACGCCCATGCCGTGCAGGCCGGCGGCGACGCGTTCGGCGCGGTCGCGCAGGGCGCCGAAGGTGAGGGTGCGGTCGTCGGCGGGGTCGTCGGCGGCCTCGATGAGGACCGGGGCGTCGGGGGTGAGGGCGGCGCGGCGGGAGATCAGCTCCCAGAGGGTGCGGGAGCGGCCCAGTCCGGTGGCGACGGCCCTCGCGGCGTCGTCGGTCCTCGCGCTGTCCCGCCGGGCGCTGTCCGTCGTCGCCCCGTCCGCCCTCGCCGCGTCGTCGGTCCTCGCGCTGTCCGTCGTCGTCATCGCGGGCCTCTCCCCTGGGCGTGCCGGCCTGCCGCCAGCTGACGGTCAGTCAGATCAAGGGCAGAGCGTAGGCCTCCGGAGCTTGTCGGTCCAGGGGTGGCGGGGCTAGCTTGTTTCTGACGATCCATCAGATTGGGGAGCCCGCATGGCACTGGAACTGCCTCGGATCATCAGCGTCGACGATCACGTGATCGAGCCCGCCCACCTCTTCGACGTGTGGCTGCCCGCGAAGTACCGCGACCGCGGCCCCAAGCCCCTCACCGCCGGCATCGGCGAGCTGGAGTACACCGGCGGCAAGTACGTGATCTCCATGGACCCCGACGGGCCGCCGACCGACTGGTGGATCTACGAGGACCTGAAGTTCCCGTACAAGCGCAACATCGCCGCCGTCGGCTTCGACCGCGACGACATGACCCTGGAGGGCATCACCCGCGAGGAGATGCGCCGCGGCTGCTGGGACCCCAAGGCGCGGCTCCTCGACATGGACCTCAACCACGTCGAGGCCTCCCTCTGCTTCCCCACCTTCCCCCGCTTCTGCGGCCAGACCTTCGCCGAAGCGCACGACAAGGAGGTCGCCCTCGCCTGCGTGCGCGCCTACAACGACTGGATGGTGGAGGAGTGGTGCGGCGACAGCGGTGGCCGGCTGATCCCGCTGTGCATCATCCCGCTGTGGGACATCGACCTGGCCGTCGCCGAGATCCGCCGCAACGCCGCCCGCGGGGTCCGCGCCGTGACCTTCTCCGAGATCCCCACCCACCTCGGGCTGCCGTCCATCCACTCCGGCTACTGGGACCCCTTCTTCGCCGTCTGCCAGGAGACCGGCACGGTCGTGAACATGCACATCGGGTCCTCCTCCCAGATGCCCGCCGCCTCCCCCGACGCCCCGCCCGCCGTCCAGGCCTCGCTCAGCTTCAACAACGCCATGGCCTCGATGATGGACTTCCTCTTCAGCGGGGTCCTGGTGAAGTTCCCGACGCTGAAACTCGCCTACAGCGAGGGCCAGATGGGCTGGATCCCGTACGCCCTGGAGCGCGCGGACGACGTCTGGCAGGAGCACCGCGCCTGGGGCGGGGTCCGCGGCCTGATCCCCGAGCCGCCGTCCACGTACTACTACCGGCAGATCTTCTGCTGCTTCTTCCGCGACAAGCACGGCATCGCCTCGCTGGACGTCGTCGGCCGCGACAACGCCACCTTCGAGACCGACTACCCGCACGTGGACTCGACCTTCCCGCACACCAAGGAGGTCGCCCTCGACCACGTGAAGGGACTGGACGACGAGACGATCCACAAGCTGATGCGCGGCAACGCCATCCGCATGCTCGGACTGGACCTGGTCTGACATGGACCTCTCCCACACCGAGGAGGAGCAGGACTTCCGGGCCCGGCTGCGCGCCTGGCTCGCCAAGGTGCTGCCCGAGCTGCCCGCCAAGCCGTCGCCCGACGACTGGCCCGGCCGGCGCGCCTACGACCTCGGCTGGCAGCGCCGGCTCTACGACGCCGGCTACGCGGGCCTGCACTGGCCCCTCGACGCCGGGGGCCGCGGCGCCACCCCGACCCAGCACCTGATCTTCCTGGAGGAGACCGAGCGCGCCGGCGCCCCGTACGTCGGCGCCAACTTCGTCGGTCTGCTGCACGCCGGCCCCACCATCGCCGCCGAGGGGACCGCCGGGCAGCGGGCCCGCTGGCTGCCGCCGGTGCTGCGCGGGGAGGAGGTGTGGTGCCAGGGGTTCAGCGAGCCGGGCGCCGGCTCCGACCTGGCCGCGCTGCGCACCCGGGCGGTGCGCGACGGGGACGCCTACGTGGTCACCGGCTCCAAGATCTGGACCTCGCACGCCGAGGTCGCCGACTGGTGCGAGCTGCTGGTGCGCACCGACCCGGCCGCGCCCAAGCACAAGGGGATCTCCTGGCTGGCCATGCCGATGGACGCGCCCGGGGTCACGGTACGGCCGCTGCGCACCCTCGCGGGGTCTGCCGAGTTCGCGGAGGTGTTCCTGGACGAGGTCCGGGTGCCGGTCGCCAACCGGGTCGGCGCCGAGAACGACGGCTGGCGGGTCACGATGGTCACCCTGTCCTTCGAGCGCGGCACCGCCTTCGTCGGGGAGGTCGTCGCCTGCCGGCGCACCCTGGGTGCGCTGGCGCGGGCGGCCAGGGCCAACGGCCGCTGGGACGACCCCGTACTGCGGCGCAGGCTGGGCCGGCTGTACGGGGAGTTCGGCGCGCTGTGGCGGCTCACGCAGTGGAACGTCAGCGAGGCGCAGGGCTCGGGCGGGGTCCCCGGCATCGGGGGCAGCGTGTTCAAGCTGGCCTACTCGCACGCGCGGCAGGAGCTGTACGACGCGGCGGCGGAGGTGCTGGGGGCGGGGGCGCTGTCCCTGGAGGAGGAGTGGACGGCGGAGCGGCTGTCGTCGCTGTCCTACACGATCGCGGCGGGGACCTCGCAGATCCAGCGGAACATCGTCGCCGAGCGGATCCTCGGCCTGCCGAAGGGGCGGTGAGGGTCGTGGACTTCCGGCTGACGGAGGACCAGCGGGACCTGCGGGCGGGCGTCCGCGAGCTGCTCGCGGGGCGGTACGGGCGCGAGGCGCTGCGGGAGTCGGTGGCGTCCGGGGCGGCGGTGGACCGGCGGCTGTGGCGGGAGCTGGGCGAGGCGGGGTTCTTCTCCCTGCGGCTGCCGGAGTCCGAGGGCGGGGTCGGGCTGGGCCTGCCGGAGGCGGTGCTGGTCTTCGAGGAGGCCGGGCGGGCGCTGCTGCCGGGGCCGCTGGTGGCGACGCACCTGGCGGCCGGGGTGGTCCCGGGTGCGGCGACGGGCTCGGCGGTCGTGACGGCCTTCGACCTGGGCGGGCCGCTGGTGGCGCACCTGGGGGAGGCGGACGCGGTGCTGGGGGCGGAGGGGATGCCGCCCGGCGAGCCGGTCCGCTCGGTGGACCCGCTGACCCCGCTGTGGCGGTCCTCGGGGGTGCTCCCGCCGGAGCACCGGGAGGCGGGGGCGCTGCTGACGGCGGCGCTCCAGCTGGGCAGTGCGCTGCGGACGGTGGAGCTGGCGGTGCGCTACGCCGGGGAGCGCGAGCAGTTCGGGCAGCCGATCGGGGGCTTCCAGGCGGTCAAGCACCTGTGCGCGCGGATGCTGGTCCGCGCCGAGGTGGCCCGTACGGCGGTGTACGCGGCGGCGGTGACGGGTGACGCCGCCGAGATCGCGGCGGCCAAGCTCCTCGCGGACGAGGCGGCGGTGCGCGGGGCCCGGGACTGCCTCCAGGTGCACGGCGGGATGGGCTTCACGTGGGAGGCGGACGTGCACCTGCACCTGAAACGGGCGTGGGTGCGGGCGGAGCAGTGGCACACGGCGCGGGAGGCGGAGGAACTCCTGGCGGCCCGCCTCGGCACGGAAGCGGAGGCGGAAGCGGGCGCGGACGCCGAGCCCGACGCGGAGTCGGAGGTGGCGGTGATGGGGTAGCAGCCTGTGACGCAGGGGCACGGGAGGGACGGTGCGGGACTCATGTCCGATTACGGAGAGTTGATATCGGTTTGTGTCCTTCGCCCGCCCCGATCCGGCCCGGAGGCGGGGGTGTGCTCCGGTACGCTCCCACGATGCGAGTGGTTGAGCGGCGCGAGCGCCGCACAGTATGCACCACGCCTACTCCTTCGCGCTGGAATATGCCCGAAGCGCTTGTTGTGGTGACTGTACGTCAACCATGCTGCTCGGCAAGGGGACCACACTCGGTGATCCCGTCCTGTCGCGAGGCGAAGTGTCCGCCGGTTCGGATGGTGTGAGCGGTGCAGGTGCTTCAGGTACAGCTGGAGGTAGGACCCGACCCCGCCGAGGTCGGGCGGGCGCGCCGGTGGGCGCGGTCCCGGCTGGCGGGGTCCGGCATAGGGGACGACGAACCGCTCGCCGAGACGCTGATCCTGCTGATCTCCGAGCTGGTCACCAACGCGGTCGTGCACACGGGCTGTCCGGCCGTGCTGCGGATGCTCCTCGGGGGCCCGGGCGTACGGGTGGAGGTCGCCGACGCGAGCGACCGCGCCCCGGCCCGCCGGCAGGCCGCCGGGGACGACACGGGCGGGCGCGGGCTGGAGCTCGTGGACGGGCTCGCGGACCGGTGGGGCTGGCAGCGCGAGGGTGCGGGCAAGCGCATCTGGTGCGAGATCGACCGGGCGGGCGCGGAGCCGGCGCCGGTGCAGCCGGTGCCCCTGAAAAAAGTACTGCTGAAGCGGGAACCGCGCGTGTACCTCTAATGAGGTGTTGACGGTTCGTCACCTGTTGATCACCCTGGTGTTGAGCGATTCGTCGCGAGGGGACGCCAAGGGTCCTGTGCCTTGACGAGTGCGGGTCGTGGGGTGGCGGCTGCCGTGCCGCGCTCGGGGCGTGCATGCCGCACGCCGCCACCCGCAGGTCCTTCGCCCGCGCGCGATACGCCTGCCCGCGCGCGATGCGCCTGCACGCGATGCCCGCGCGCGCGTCCTACGCGATGGGGAGGTCCCCCCGGGGTCGTTCCGGTGCGATACGGCGGGAACAAAGCCATGGCTGGCCGGAATTCGCGGGCCGGATTGGTAGGAGCGTACATAAAGACGTGGGGCCCGTTGTCTCCTGGGAAGACGGCTGCCTACGGTGGCGGCGCATTCTCCAGCGGGGCGCCGCCGGTGTACCTCCGGCAGTGTTCCGTGACCCTTAATTACGGCCACAAGCCATCCATGGGAGAGGGGGTACGGCGATGAAGATGCTTTTCGCCATCCGTAATGCCGTTTCCGGTCAGAAGAGCCTCAAGAAGAGCGCCTGGTACTTCTGGTACTAGACCGGCAGAGCCGCCCCGGCCGCTCGTCGGCCGGGGCGACACCGACGGCCCATCGGAGCCCCGTATGCCCCTCTCCTCCCTCCCGGCCACGCGGACCACGCTGTTCGCGCCCCGGCTCGCCGCCCTGCTGCGCGAGCACACCGGCAAGGACGCCTTCCGTCTGGAACCCGACACCATGGGCGTCGCCGGCCACGCCCTGGCCGACCGGATCCTCGCCGCCCGCCGGGCCACCGAGACGGAGCGGCCCACCTTCAAACCGCTGCACGGCCGGTCGATCGGCCGCACCGAGGCGGCCTCCGTGATGCGGGTCATCGGGCGGGACGTCAGGGAAGCCCTGGAAGGCCCCGTGCCGAAGGACGTGGACCTCACCGGCCCGTGGCCGCTCACCGGGCACCTTTTCCTGAGGGACCTCATTCTCGGCGGCGATCCGCGCCGGCTGCGCATTCTGATGAGCCGGAACCTCGAGCTGACCCCGAAACTCACCTGGTCGGTGATAGCCGCGGGTGCGGCCTTTCCCTGGCGGAAAAGGCCCGGGGCGATATCGAGCGGAATTGCCGGACTGCTGGCGGAAGCGGACGGCTACCACGACCGGCGCCACGCGATGGGCATCTACCGGAGGGCGGCCGCGCCCGTCTGCTTCACCGTCTCCACCCTCGTCGCGAACGCCCTCTGGCTGGGCTCGCCCTTCGACGGCGACACCTCCAACCGGAACATCCTCCACGAGGCCGCCCGGCTGCTGCCCCCGTCCTGGAACATCCTGCGCTACGCCTCGCCCGAGTACGGGGCCCTCGACGCGCGCATCGGTGCCGGTGACGACGTACTCGTCCTGCCCCTGCTGTCCCACCGCGACCCCGCGCTGTGGGAGGACCCCGACGTGTTCCTGCCCGGACGGTGGGACCACCTCGACCCCGAGACCGCCCCGGGCTACCTGCCCTTCGGGCACTCCTCCGAGCGGTGCTGGGGGCGGCACATGGTCATGCCGCTCGCCGAACTGCTGCTGGACCTGATCCGCGGCGCCGGGCTGGAGGTCGACCCCGCCCAGCGGAAGGCGAAGGTGCCGCTGGTCGGGCTGCTCGGGGTGGAGGACGTACGGGTGGTCAGGGCGGGGGCACGGCATGGCCACTGAGGAGGTGCCCGTCTCCTTCTTCGACGACCCCCACCCCGCCTGCCGGCGCTGGCGGGAGCTGGAGGGCGGGGCGCACCGGGTGCGGATCCTCGGCGAGGCCCCGCTGGAAGGCTGGGTGGTCACCGGGCACGCCGCATGCCGGGCAGCCCTCGCCGACCCCCGGCTGAGCAAGAACGCCGCGACCGAGGCCTTCGACCGCCGCGACGGCTCCGAGGAGGGTCCGGGCCCGGGCCGGGCGCTGACCGCGCACATGCTCAACTCCGACCCGCCCGCCCACACCCGGCTGCGCAGACTGGTCCAGCAGGCCTTCACGGCGCGCCGGGTGGCGGCCCTGCGTCCGGTGATCGAAGGCCACGTGAACCGCCTGCTGGACGCCCTGGAAGTCCCGGCGTCCCGCGCCGGGGCCCCCGTCGCCACCCGCGCGCCCGTCATCGACCTGGTCCGGGACTTCACCGTCCCGCTGCCCCTCGCCGTCGTCTTCGACCTGCTCGGCGCCTCCGAGGGGGCCGGGCACATCCTCAAGGCCTGGGCCGCCACCCTCAACGGCGAGGAGGGCGACGGCGAGGTCTCCGTCACCACCGCCGAGGCCCTGGTGGGCCACATCCGCTCCCTCATCGCCCACAAACGCGCCCGCCCCGGCGACGACCTCCTGACCGCCCTGATCGCGGCCCGCGACGCGGGCGACCGGCTCGGCGAGCAGGAGATCACCTCCATGGGCTTCCTCCTGGTGGCGGCCGGCCACCAGACCACCGCCAACCTGATCTCCAACGGCGTCCACGCCCTCCTCACCCACCCCCGCGAAATGGCCGCACTCCGCGCCGACCCCTCGCGCACGGGCGCCTTCATCGAGGAAGTCCTGCGCCACGAAAGCCCGTTCTCCATCGCGACGATGCGCTACGCCACCGAGCCGGTGACCATAGGCGGCACGGTGATCCCCGCCGGGGACTTCGTGCAGATCGCCCTGCTGTCCGCCAACCGCGACCCCGCCGCCTTCCCCGACCCGGACCGCTTCGACCCGGACCGCTTCGACCCGTCGCGCCCGGCGACGGGCCATCTGGCCTTCGGCCACGGCATCCACCACTGCCTCGGCGCCCCCCTGGCCCGCCTCCAGGCCGAAATCGCCTTCACCGCCCTCCTCACCCGCCACCCGAACCTGCGCCTGGCCACCCCGGCCGCCCGCCCCCTGTGGTGGCGCAACCCCCGCCACCGGGGCCTGCGGACCCTGCCGGTGCTGCTGGGCTGACTTCAGGGGGCACTTCCGCCAGTACCGGGGTGTCCAACGTCAGGGCCAGGACGGTCGCGAGTGCCTTGGGGGTGGGGGGTGTCCGTTCACCGCCCGTACCGGCTCGCGATGCCCGCCACGACCAGGGCCAGGCCCTCCTCGAAGCCCTCGTCGTAGTTCTGGAAGAGGTCCGCCCCGGCTTCGGCGGCGAGGGGGAACTCGGCCAGCCGGGCGGCGCGTTCGGTGACGTCGAAGCCTGCGCGGCGTTCGCCGGGGAGGGGTTCGACGCCCTGCTCTTCCGTGACGAAGCCGAGGGTGAAGAAGTACGCCGTGGTGGTGGCGCGGACGGCCTGGGGGAGGGAGAAGCCGGCTTCGGTGAGGGCGCGGAGGCTGTCCTCCATCCCGGCCGCGTGCTCGGTGCCGGTGAAGCGGGAGCCGCTGAACACCTTCGCGCCGTCGCGGTAGCGGAGCAGGGCGGCGCGCAGGCCGTGGTGGGCAGTCAGGAGGCGGTCCTGCCAGGAGAGGCCGGGGGAGGGCGGGGCGTCCGCTGCCATCCGGCGGTACATCTCCGTGGCCATCTCGTCCAGGAGTTCCTGCTTGTTCTTGAAGTGCCAGTAGAGGGCCGGCGCCTGGACGTCGAGCTCCTTGGCGATCGCGCGGAGGCTGAGGCCGTCGAGGCCGACCTCGTTGAGGAGCCGGAGGGAGGCCTCGACGGCCTGCTTCTTGTCCAGCTTCGGGGAGTTGCGAGGGGACACGCTTGACAGCTTAACACCGTTAAGGGCAGGCTCGGGGGTGTCGAACTTAACGCCGTTAAGGAAAGTGCGGGTGGGTGTGATGGGCATGGACGTACATCGGGACGTGGACGTGGACGTGGACGTGCTGGTCGTCGGGGCCGGTGCCGCAGGGCTCGCGCTCGGGGTCGACCTCGCGCGGCGGGGCGTACGGGCCCTCGTGGTCGAGCGAGACCGGCGGCTGTTCCCCGGCTCGCGCGGCAAGGGGATCCAGCCGCGGACGATGGAGGTCTTCGACGACCTCGGGGTCGGCGCCGCCGTCCGGGCGGCGGGCGGCCCGTACCCGGCCAGGATGATCTGGCGGGACGGCGAGCGGCTCGGCGAGCAGGCGATGTGGGACCCGACGGAGCCGGAGGAGGGCTCGCCGTACCACGAGCCCTGGATGGTGCCGCAGTGGCGCACCCAGGAAGTCCTCTTCACCCGCCTCGGCGAGCTGGGCGGACGGGTCGCCTTCGGCCGGGAGCTGGTCGGGATCACACAGGACGCGGAGGGGGTGACGGCCCGGTTCGCCGACGGCGCCCCCGTGCGGGCCCGGTACGCGGTCGCCGCCGACGGCGGGCGGTCCACGGTGCGGCGGCTGCTCGGGATCGGGATGACCGGCGAGACGGTCGACCCGAACCCGGTCCTGGTGGCCGACGTGCGCATCAGCGGACTCGACCGCGACCACTGGCACGTCTTCCCGCCCGCGGACGGCGAGGGCTTCCTCGCCGTGTGCCCGCTCGCCGGGACGGAGGACTTCCAGGTCACCGCCCAGATGCCGGCGGGCGGCCCGGCGGTCGACCTCTCCCTGGAGGGGCTGCGCGCGGTCGTGGCCGCGCGCTCGCACCTGGATCCGGGCGATGTGACGGAGGTCCGCTGGGCCTCCGACTTCCGGCCGCGGGCGGCGATGGCCGACCGGTTCCGGGAGGGGCGGGTCTTCCTCGTCGGGGACGCCGCGCACGTGCACTCGCCGGCGGGCGGGCAGGGGCTCAACACCAGCGTGCAGGACGCGTACAACCTGGGCTGGAAGCTGGCCGCCGTGTTGAGCGGCGCGGCGCCGGAGGTGCTGCTCGGCACGTACGAGGAGGAGCGGCTGCCCGTCGCCGCCGACATGCTCGGCCTGTCGACCCGGATCCACCGCGGCGAGGCCCGCCGCGGCGCGGCCACGCAGCAGCTCGGCCTCGGCTACCGGGGCTCCTCCCTGGCGGTGGAGACCCGCACGGCCCTGCCCGCCGAAGCCCTGCGGGCCGGTGACCGGGCCCCGGACGGGGTACGGGGCGGCCTCCGCCTCTTCGACGCGTACCGGGGTCCGCACTGGACCCTGCTGCTGGTCGGGGCCCAGGCCCCGGCGGAGCTGCCGGGCGCGCGGACGGTACGGATCCCGTCGTACGGGGCCTACGGCGACGGGGTGTTCCTGATCCGCCCGGACGGCTACGTGGGCTGGGCGGGGGAGCCGGGAGAGCCGGGAGAGCCGGGGAAGGGCCTGGCGGCGTACGCGGCCCGCGTCGGCCTCTAGGGAGTTGTCCGGCGGATCAGGGCCGGACCGGGACCCGGCGGGCCGGGGGCGTGCCGTCGGCGGGCACGCCAAGGCTGATGACGAGGGCCTCTCCTGTGTCGGCGAACGGTGCGGTGACCGTGCCGGTCCGCCGGTCCGGTCGCCGGCGGTCACGTACAGTGCGGTCGGCAGGGCGCCCAGGTCGTTCGTCACACAACGATCTCGGACGCCTTGTCTGCGTTCCCCCGCACACCATCAGCATGCGGATTGCCTCGACAAGTCCAAGCAACCACGACAGGGCGGCTGAACGATGACGAACCGCGGGCACTCATCCGATCCCCACCCCACACCGTGGTCGGACACCGTCCCGGCCCACCGGGATCTCGTTGCGGCGAGAGCACTCGTCTACGACCCCTGCGGGTTCACCTGCACGCAGCCCACCCCCGAAGCCGAGGGTGCCGCTTACGCCGCCCACGAGTTCACTCTCGACGGCCTCTCCATCCGGTTCCGCGCAGCCAAGACGACCCCCACCAAGGTGGGCCAGTTCGTCACCGTCTGGAAGAGGTCCCCGGCCGGGCCCATCCAGCCCTTCGACGCCGCGGACCCCGTCGACCTCTTTGTCATCAGCACCCGCGAGCATCACCACCTCGGCCAGTTCGTGTTTCCCATGGACGCCCTCCGCCGGCACGGGGTCGTATCAGCGGGCGGCCGTGGCGGGAAGCGGGCCTTCCGCGTCTACCCGCCCTGGGTGACCACCGCCAACCGCCAGGCCGGCAGTGCGCAGGCCTGGCAGCTGGACTACTTCCTGCACCTGCACCAGGACGGTCCTGTCGACCTGGCCCGCGCCAAGGAGCTCTACCGCTGAGCAAGCGGAACGACTCGTCTAGCGGCGCCAGAACAGGTGGTGGGTCACCCCGCTCGGGCTGTGGACCACGTCCATGTGGAAGCGGTCGAGGAGGTCGTCCGGGGAATCCCACAGGCGCAGGCCGGGGCCGCCGAGTTCCACCGGCGACACCGCCACGTGGAGCGTGTCGACCAGGTCGGCTTCGAGGAACTCGCGGACCGTGGTCACCCCGCCGCCCAGACGGACGTCCTTGCCCTGGGCCGCCTCGCGCGCCCGGGCCAGGGCGGTGGCCGGGTCGGCGTCGATGAAGTGGAATGTGGTGTCGGAGAGGGTGAGGGACGGGCGGGGGTGGTGGGTCATGACGAACACCGGGGTGTGGAAGGGGGGTTCGTCGCCCCACCAGCCCTGCCAGTCCGCGTGGTCCTCCCAGGGGCCCCGGTAGGGGCTGAACTTGTTGCGGCCCATGATCTCGGCGCCGATGTTGTTCTTGAAGTCCCGGGTGAAGTAGTCGTCCAGGCCGCGGCTGCCGCCGGGGTCGGTGCGGGTCGGCCAGCTCGCGGTGGCGCCGGCCCAGGAGAACAGCTCGGCCGGGTTCATGCCGTCGCCGAAGGGCTGTTCCAGGCGCTGGTTGTGGCCTGCGCCGTAGCCGTCGCGGGTGACGTTGAAGTTCTGGACCCGGAGGAGTTGCTGAGTGGGCATGGGGGTTGGGGCCTTTCCGGTCGTGGTGGCAGTGGCAGTGGCAGTGGTGGTCGTGGTGGTGCTGAGGGTGAGACTGCCGGGGCGGGCGGAACTCATCGGTGCGGGCCCGGACCGACGCGCGGACATGCCGCCTTCGGAGTAATGGCGGGGGCGGGGGCCGACTCCCGGCCGTACCGGCGGGTGTCCGAGGTGGTCGGCCTCGCCCCCCGGGGGGTGGCGCCTGAGCCGGGATCGGGTCCGGGTGCGCCAGGATGCTGCGCGGGGGGCCGTGCCAGTCCGCCACCCGGAGAGCGAGCGCCCATGACCGCCGACGCCACCACCCCGGCCCGCGCCGCTTCACCCCTGCTCGGTCTCCTCCCGCCCACCCGGCCGACCCACGTCCTCGACGTCGGCGCCAACCCGGTCGACGGGGACCCGCCCTACCGGGCGATGCTGGAGGCGGGCCTGTGCCGGGTGACGGGGTTCGAGCCCCAGCCGGAGGCACTGGCGGAGCTGCTGGCCCGCAAGGGTCCGTACGAGACGTACCTGCCCGACGCCCTCGGTGACGGCGCCGCGCACACCCTCTTCATCGCCGCGGCCTCCGGGATGACCAGCCTCTTCCGCCCCGATCCGCGGCGGCTCGGGCTGTTCAACGGGTTCGAGGAGTGGGGGCGGGTCGTGGCGGAGGTACCGGTGGTGACGCGGCGGCTGGACGAGGTCGACGGCGTCGAGCCCTTCGACCTGCTGAAGATCGACGTCCAGGGTGCGGAGCTGATGGTCTTCCAGGGCGGCAGGCGCAAGCTGGCGGAGGCCGTTGCCGTGCACACGGAGGTGTCCTTCGTCCCGCTGTACGAGGGGCAGCCGGTCTTCGGTGACGTGGACCGGGAACTGCGCGGCCAGGGCTTCGTCCCCCACGCCTTCGCCGCCGTCAAGCGGTGGCCGATCGCGCCCGTCGTC is part of the Streptomyces katrae genome and harbors:
- a CDS encoding tryptorubin family RiPP precursor — its product is MLFAIRNAVSGQKSLKKSAWYFWY
- a CDS encoding ATP-binding protein, coding for MQVLQVQLEVGPDPAEVGRARRWARSRLAGSGIGDDEPLAETLILLISELVTNAVVHTGCPAVLRMLLGGPGVRVEVADASDRAPARRQAAGDDTGGRGLELVDGLADRWGWQREGAGKRIWCEIDRAGAEPAPVQPVPLKKVLLKREPRVYL
- a CDS encoding acyl-CoA dehydrogenase family protein — its product is MDLSHTEEEQDFRARLRAWLAKVLPELPAKPSPDDWPGRRAYDLGWQRRLYDAGYAGLHWPLDAGGRGATPTQHLIFLEETERAGAPYVGANFVGLLHAGPTIAAEGTAGQRARWLPPVLRGEEVWCQGFSEPGAGSDLAALRTRAVRDGDAYVVTGSKIWTSHAEVADWCELLVRTDPAAPKHKGISWLAMPMDAPGVTVRPLRTLAGSAEFAEVFLDEVRVPVANRVGAENDGWRVTMVTLSFERGTAFVGEVVACRRTLGALARAARANGRWDDPVLRRRLGRLYGEFGALWRLTQWNVSEAQGSGGVPGIGGSVFKLAYSHARQELYDAAAEVLGAGALSLEEEWTAERLSSLSYTIAAGTSQIQRNIVAERILGLPKGR
- a CDS encoding cytochrome P450 family protein, which codes for MATEEVPVSFFDDPHPACRRWRELEGGAHRVRILGEAPLEGWVVTGHAACRAALADPRLSKNAATEAFDRRDGSEEGPGPGRALTAHMLNSDPPAHTRLRRLVQQAFTARRVAALRPVIEGHVNRLLDALEVPASRAGAPVATRAPVIDLVRDFTVPLPLAVVFDLLGASEGAGHILKAWAATLNGEEGDGEVSVTTAEALVGHIRSLIAHKRARPGDDLLTALIAARDAGDRLGEQEITSMGFLLVAAGHQTTANLISNGVHALLTHPREMAALRADPSRTGAFIEEVLRHESPFSIATMRYATEPVTIGGTVIPAGDFVQIALLSANRDPAAFPDPDRFDPDRFDPSRPATGHLAFGHGIHHCLGAPLARLQAEIAFTALLTRHPNLRLATPAARPLWWRNPRHRGLRTLPVLLG
- a CDS encoding FAD-dependent monooxygenase — its product is MDVHRDVDVDVDVLVVGAGAAGLALGVDLARRGVRALVVERDRRLFPGSRGKGIQPRTMEVFDDLGVGAAVRAAGGPYPARMIWRDGERLGEQAMWDPTEPEEGSPYHEPWMVPQWRTQEVLFTRLGELGGRVAFGRELVGITQDAEGVTARFADGAPVRARYAVAADGGRSTVRRLLGIGMTGETVDPNPVLVADVRISGLDRDHWHVFPPADGEGFLAVCPLAGTEDFQVTAQMPAGGPAVDLSLEGLRAVVAARSHLDPGDVTEVRWASDFRPRAAMADRFREGRVFLVGDAAHVHSPAGGQGLNTSVQDAYNLGWKLAAVLSGAAPEVLLGTYEEERLPVAADMLGLSTRIHRGEARRGAATQQLGLGYRGSSLAVETRTALPAEALRAGDRAPDGVRGGLRLFDAYRGPHWTLLLVGAQAPAELPGARTVRIPSYGAYGDGVFLIRPDGYVGWAGEPGEPGEPGKGLAAYAARVGL
- a CDS encoding cytochrome P450: MPLSSLPATRTTLFAPRLAALLREHTGKDAFRLEPDTMGVAGHALADRILAARRATETERPTFKPLHGRSIGRTEAASVMRVIGRDVREALEGPVPKDVDLTGPWPLTGHLFLRDLILGGDPRRLRILMSRNLELTPKLTWSVIAAGAAFPWRKRPGAISSGIAGLLAEADGYHDRRHAMGIYRRAAAPVCFTVSTLVANALWLGSPFDGDTSNRNILHEAARLLPPSWNILRYASPEYGALDARIGAGDDVLVLPLLSHRDPALWEDPDVFLPGRWDHLDPETAPGYLPFGHSSERCWGRHMVMPLAELLLDLIRGAGLEVDPAQRKAKVPLVGLLGVEDVRVVRAGARHGH
- a CDS encoding amidohydrolase family protein, encoding MALELPRIISVDDHVIEPAHLFDVWLPAKYRDRGPKPLTAGIGELEYTGGKYVISMDPDGPPTDWWIYEDLKFPYKRNIAAVGFDRDDMTLEGITREEMRRGCWDPKARLLDMDLNHVEASLCFPTFPRFCGQTFAEAHDKEVALACVRAYNDWMVEEWCGDSGGRLIPLCIIPLWDIDLAVAEIRRNAARGVRAVTFSEIPTHLGLPSIHSGYWDPFFAVCQETGTVVNMHIGSSSQMPAASPDAPPAVQASLSFNNAMASMMDFLFSGVLVKFPTLKLAYSEGQMGWIPYALERADDVWQEHRAWGGVRGLIPEPPSTYYYRQIFCCFFRDKHGIASLDVVGRDNATFETDYPHVDSTFPHTKEVALDHVKGLDDETIHKLMRGNAIRMLGLDLV
- a CDS encoding TetR/AcrR family transcriptional regulator C-terminal domain-containing protein, whose product is MSPRNSPKLDKKQAVEASLRLLNEVGLDGLSLRAIAKELDVQAPALYWHFKNKQELLDEMATEMYRRMAADAPPSPGLSWQDRLLTAHHGLRAALLRYRDGAKVFSGSRFTGTEHAAGMEDSLRALTEAGFSLPQAVRATTTAYFFTLGFVTEEQGVEPLPGERRAGFDVTERAARLAEFPLAAEAGADLFQNYDEGFEEGLALVVAGIASRYGR
- a CDS encoding acyl-CoA dehydrogenase family protein, which encodes MDFRLTEDQRDLRAGVRELLAGRYGREALRESVASGAAVDRRLWRELGEAGFFSLRLPESEGGVGLGLPEAVLVFEEAGRALLPGPLVATHLAAGVVPGAATGSAVVTAFDLGGPLVAHLGEADAVLGAEGMPPGEPVRSVDPLTPLWRSSGVLPPEHREAGALLTAALQLGSALRTVELAVRYAGEREQFGQPIGGFQAVKHLCARMLVRAEVARTAVYAAAVTGDAAEIAAAKLLADEAAVRGARDCLQVHGGMGFTWEADVHLHLKRAWVRAEQWHTAREAEELLAARLGTEAEAEAGADAEPDAESEVAVMG